AAAccactatttaaaattaacaatgtcGGATTAAACAACCAACTATTCGATACCAACAATATAACTGACATTAATAGATTGACTGATTGTGTAGtcatattatatgatattttcaGAAAGCCCGAAGAAGGTGTACCAATACAAGGTGAATCACTGGCGACAATGCGACCAAGTATTAGTTCTTGGGACAGTCAGCGTCATATTGAAAAGGCCTCTAAAGATTGTAACTGTCAGGCAGTTACTCGGAATGAAGCCACTAGACATGCGATAGGAGACATTCAACCAGTTACTAACAAACTGAAAGTTACTGAGCTTAATGCTATGAAAACTTCACAAAGTAAAACTTATTGTTCAAATAATTACAACAGTGAAGATAGTTTGCTTACTGACACGAATGGGTATATTTGTGATGTATGTAGACATAAGTTTAAACGGAAAAGTCTCTTAGTTAAACACATAAAGACTCACAGTGAAGTAGAACCGTTCACTTGCAAGTATTGCCAATTCAAAGCTATatataaatttagtttaaagaaacATATGCAAACTCACACGGGTGACAAACCAtttacttgcgagttatgcgaCTACAAATGTACACAAAGTAGAGATCTAGTgcgacacatgagaactcacacgggtgaaaaaccttttacttgcgagttttgcgattacaaatgtgcacttAAGTCTAATCTGGCGAGGCACAAAataactcacacgggtgaaaaaccttacgtttgtaagttatgtgatCATAAATTTGCACTATCAAGTCATTTAGTGAGACACATGAgtactcacacgggtgaaaaaccttttacttgcgagttatgcgattacaaatgtgcatTTAAGTCTTATCTGGCGAGGCACAAAataactcacacgggtgaaaaaccttatgtttgtaagttatgtgatCACAAATTTGCACTATCGAGTCATTTAGTGAGACACATGAgtactcacacgggtgaaaaaccttttacttgcgagttatgcgactacaaatgtgcacaaaatagtagtttagtgcaacacatgagaactcacactggtgaaaaaccttacgtttgtaagttatgtgatCATAAATTTGCACTATCTAGTCATTTAGTGAGACACATGAgtactcacacgggtgaaaaaccttttacttgcgagttttgcgattacaaatgtgcacttAAGTCTAATCTGGCGAGGCATAAAataactcacacgggtgaaaaaccttacgtttgtaagttatgtgatCATAAATTTGCACTATCAAGTCATTTAGTGAGACACATGAgtactcacacgggtgaaaaaccttttacttgcgagttatgcgactacaaatgtgcacaaaatagtagtttagtgcaacacatgagaactcacacgggtgaaaaacctcaCATTTGTAAGTTATGTGATCATAAATTTGCACAAACTAGTCATTTAGTGAGACACATGAGTACTCACACGGGTGAgaaaccttttacttgcgagttatgcgactacaaatgtgcacaaaatagtagtttagtgcaacacatgacaactcacactggtgacaaaccttttacttgcgagttatgcgaCTACAAATGTGCACTTAAGTCTAATCTGGCGAGGCATAAAATAACTCACACTGATACAAATCCTCCGTCATGTTCGTGAGCCGCACGCGGCACTCCGCCGCCGGCGCATGCTCAGGAGATACACTCTTGTTGAACTTTTTGCTGAAGCACTGTCATGAGTAATAAATATTGTGGCTAATAATGTTGCacacaatctcttaactaaaatgGCTGGTCTAAATGTATTGTTATCCTTTTCATAACGCTCCCTGCCGAAAATGATAGCACGAGATTTAGATGTTCCAatttagtttagtgaaacactgTTGAAGGTTGAAAATCtgtagagtgcactttgactttagtttcagttaaaacgaggcagatttatgccagcggtattacgttgtctcgttttaaagtgtcttaagtctgagcaaactctgagttcgctctatagatctcagccttagacctGTTAtggtgggctggcgatggggtgaggatgatgatgatttggTTTGGTTAACAGACTATGTGACCCCCCGGCTGTAATGTAtctgatatattatgtatatgtaacttttgtataaaatgtatgttACATACTCAGTTCTGAGTATGGggacccccaaaatttattgttttttttttctatttttgtgtgaaaatcttaatgcggttcacagaatacatctacttaccaagtttcaacagtatagttcttatagtttcggagaaaagtggctgtgacatacggacggacagacagacatgacgaatctataagggttccgttttttgccattcggctacggaaccctataaaggaggaggttctcaattcattggaatttttttttttttaatatgtatgttccccgattactcaaagacgcctggactgatttcgattttgttttttgtttgaaagggtatatttTAGAGTTGGTcccatatttttatgaagatctgatgaatatctttggagaccCCCTTCACCCCCTAAGGCCGCCACtgagtgtaatagcttagtaaacagtaagtTAGGTTTTGACTGTGCATCGCATATtgtagtacagtggggccactaaaaattgtgaaataataaattttcaaaagaaaaataaaaccgacttcaaaaactacaagcactaaaaagtaaaaaatattttttgtttctacacgtgtagtgtatgtatgaagtcgggcgagcttcacactttgatttctagtttcttttactatgctcgctcgacttcatacatacattacacgtgtagaaacaaaaattatttttactttttagtgcttgtggtttttgaagtcggttttatttttcttttttgtgtcttatatgtatgtatgtacatatgtcCACGTTAGGAGTTGCAAAGTTTGTCACCTGAACTTCACCTTTTCAAAACTCTGCATAATAATGTGGGAAAAAGAGGATTGAGGatcttaaataaattaagtgttTGATAGGATCTCCAAAACAGCTAgcataacaatttttttggtatatggacagacagacagacaacaaagtgatcctataggggttccgtttttccttttgaggtacggaaccctaaataatgGTTGCAAGAAAAAAAATGTGCAATAGATGACCTCGAACGACACATTAAGATTTGATATTGAAACTTTATTGACTTGACACGTAAATAAGACAATTTCAAGTCTGTATTCTTTACATAAATTTACTTGTTATATAGTTTtccttgtatttaaataactaagtatagcTACCTATTAAAATGTATTACTGATAAATTGCGTGGGCAGATTGTAATTGGACCTTTATCATTTTAAGACCTATTGTAGGTAACTACATACAATtttgcaattaataaataatctaatgtatgataatttgtgaatgataataaataatttgtcatgttttaattagaggggaaaggagagtattagtcatgacttaccatgacaattttttttatttaaaaaaagcatggaaaacttaaaagttttttgaaTCCATTATTGCCCCTTGATCCTATTTCTGAGATGCGGCTACATGCCCAACAATGCTTTATACAACGTCATAGTTTCTGCCGTTAAACAACACGTTGAACTGAGTGGCTACACTAACGGTTAACGGTTGGCGTTAAAATGTCCTCGTTTCAAGATTGACGTTGACGCCGCTCAAGGTTTAATGAATAAgtatcaatttttattatatgaatatattttatcattacCGAAGGAAGAAAAGAGAATACAAAGAAAGAGAAGATGGTGGACTATACAAATGCATAGGAAAATCCAGAAGTAAGATGGCATCatcattacataatatttaacgaatgtttttatttcttttgcgGAATGTATAGAATAGCGAATAGTGCTTATTATcctatttaaaactattttttgcaaATGATTAGTTTTTTGATAGGTAATGATAACATTATTTCATACATAATGATCAGTTCATCGTCGGCCGGCGATCAGTGTTTGACaagtttctaaagttacccattCCCACAGTACCTGTGGTGTTGtcaacttaattaattatcaatctGTGTTAGTCAATAACGTACTGCTCTGTGGTAGTGCAGTGACTGATCTACATATTTGTCAAAAGGGCTAGAACCAAGAGCCGTAGaaccaatttttaaaaacgcaTAAATTTTGACCCACTTTGACCCTTTGAACCATTGAACATGATGGTCTTTGAATAAGTACCTTATTCAATTTTGACAGAGCTCAAAGAGCAAAGaggaacccagagccgtaaaatcACTAATAACGTAgtgtttacatactctttgatcattaaaaaaaaaatttttgacactaagaaatgttttcaaaaaatgtggaaataaattttaaccgagaaattaaagaatttttccTTGTTTTTTCCAATACTATTGTTTAATTCGCGATTGCGGAGTAATTTTCTGGTGAATAGCGTAATGTGAAATGTAAATTGTAGTTTGTTAGCCACTTTCATTGGTCAGTGCAAAGGTTGGAGAAACTACAAATCATTGAAAATGCGTTGTTGTGTGCCATTCTGCACAAATACTCCCACCAATGTGTCAACATCTGAGTCGAAGGGGATCAGTTTTCACGCGTGAGTTTATTCAATATTTGAGTTTACTCTCACATCCTAGCTGTAGCCGTAGTTAAGGTGACACATACGCGTTTCTCCATACGAACGTATTACTTCTAATAATCTACTACTTGTTGTGCTAGATCTAAAGCTAAGCCAGATATATCTCTCCATTATCCGCTTTGtcttaatagaatagaatagatttttattcaaataaacttttacaagtgcttttgaatcatcaaaataatcaaccactggtttggaattgtattcctaccgagaagaaccagcaagaaaatcggcggttgctcttttcaattgtccaatttacaataatattccttAGTATACGAGCAATTGCAGCCCCATGCATAACTTTAatgtatagtataatattatacaaggtATTAATTTTGATAGTAATGAGTAATGACTCTTGAAACATCTCTGTTTAAGCCAGTATTTGAGGCAAGTTCGTGAGTAAATAAACCATGTAAGAAACTACAAAATTTCCAAAACTATTTGGTGGTGACACATCACATATTTTGCTCTTGAGTTTTCTTGCCCTAAAATGTTGATTGCAATAGCTTGCTCTTGAAACGACCATGGCGAGcgctttttagttttttc
The Maniola jurtina chromosome 28, ilManJurt1.1, whole genome shotgun sequence DNA segment above includes these coding regions:
- the LOC123879602 gene encoding zinc finger protein 271-like; the protein is MRCCVPLCTNTPTNVSTSESKGISFHALPSDVRLRAAWLRALGKQDSQLPDSAVVCSQHFLDDEMYETESGLRHIATGAVPSTVQVCMICLDTDSKLYLMSKHKLEEAYERLTGYPLYDQGNLKRTLCVQCAQRLINFSRFRDKSLRARALMMDLVEKHELITRRHIKGINGTKNQLKSNFVMKTLGPDHCDLYILDSTDKQTESEPIGYSAVVKNEDSFDSPVDEDMEVAEEDDNTADNVNDELVACNEECFSDNSIMLETKLLDDVICKALENPVFAEQVAEIPDLLKCESAAFQCTLCSEEFVSEHAYMQHMHMHDQQNSDGYADCSTSQVCKPHTAVSSSHSPRFTENKQAIPLSQASSPSVHSPSAHSPQTAVAPLSARLATNNGNKVQAEDADTVQKSKPLFKINNVGLNNQLFDTNNITDINRLTDCVVILYDIFRKPEEGVPIQGESLATMRPSISSWDSQRHIEKASKDCNCQAVTRNEATRHAIGDIQPVTNKLKVTELNAMKTSQSKTYCSNNYNSEDSLLTDTNGYICDVCRHKFKRKSLLVKHIKTHSEVEPFTCKYCQFKAIYKFSLKKHMQTHTGDKPFTCELCDYKCTQSRDLVRHMRTHTGEKPFTCEFCDYKCALKSNLARHKITHTGEKPYVCKLCDHKFALSSHLVRHMSTHTGEKPFTCELCDYKCAFKSYLARHKITHTGEKPYVCKLCDHKFALSSHLVRHMSTHTGEKPFTCELCDYKCAQNSSLVQHMRTHTGEKPYVCKLCDHKFALSSHLVRHMSTHTGEKPFTCEFCDYKCALKSNLARHKITHTGEKPYVCKLCDHKFALSSHLVRHMSTHTGEKPFTCELCDYKCAQNSSLVQHMRTHTGEKPHICKLCDHKFAQTSHLVRHMSTHTGEKPFTCELCDYKCAQNSSLVQHMTTHTGDKPFTCELCDYKCALKSNLARHKITHTDTNPPSCS